taagattatttcagttcaaaccgccagtttggcatcgcgtttttcgactataaacaaggcgacgaagaaaataaatctcaaacgctctaaagtttgaaaaaaaaacagttcatttgaacgccttccggtagtaatttttcaattatttttcacttgagcaataaacattgcttttatttagtgcgcagtgagaaatttatgtgaaaacaCTTTGAAAATCAGTTaattacgttgattttggtgacggtgttgcgcgtcttctacaatagtgaacgaactggattttccttcgtcgcacagataacgtaggaaattgtgCAAAAAGTCACAGTCGCAAAGTTAtatttaactgtatttcaagttAATTTAATTTAACTGTATTTCTAAGTAAGTaaacaccggaatgtaatttaaatgaatgcagatcgtagtgtacacttttttctatccgccagatgattagttcatTGTATcagtttacgattcgcgagtatttagtgataTATAAATTGATAAGAAGGAtactagcgccatggacgaattagcgcataacccaaattcaaatttacactacacttttttctatccgccagatgattagttcatTATATCAGTTTACgatcgcgagtatttagtgatttataaattgatatgaaggatactagcgccatggatgaattagcgcataaccctaaTTCAAATTTGACCAAAAAGTAAGTTTCGCTTTTTTGTTTCTGTAATATGTTCTTCATGtacataaaaatcaatttttgtatGTCTGACCCTtacagactcggaaactacaGAACTGATCGGAGTGAAAATttgcatgcagaggtttttggggccggagaaggttcttaagatggttcgagttGGCTCCCTCATTTGGAAAgcggggctcccatacaaaataaaaacaaatttattcataactcaagaattaatcaaacaaatgaaactaaatctggcatgtggagatTGTGGAAGGCAtgaaatgtttctgtggtggtgcGAGACCCCTCCCTCGTCTGGAAAGatgggctcccatacaaatgaaacatctatatacataaaaatgaatttctgtctgtttgACCCTAATAGACTCGGAAATTACTGAGCCGTACGGcgcgaaaatttgtatgcagaggtatttggggccggagaaggttcttaagatgattcGGGACCTCTACCGCCTTTGGAATGGttgctcctatacaaatgaaatacaaatttcATCATAGAGAGTTTTgaagacaagaaatgtttctattGTGACTGAGATCCCTCCCCTGAAGAATCGATTTATTAACCATCTTCTAAATAAATCACgaaagtgaaaaaaaagaataaatcaattttaaacgAAAAGCAGTTtatcgggtctgctagttgtaAATATTATGATTCCAGTTAAAAATCTAATTTCGAACTCGCGAACATCGATTTTATTCGCGTTTAACTTATAGCGCATCATTGCGCAACTAGTGCACATTTTTCGCAACCAGATGCGATATAAGATCGTCGGTTTCGCAGATGACGTAGCCTTgaaggtctacggggagtcaattcccgaggtagaactgaccgcagcatacgcgatcagcacggtggaggattggatgagcgctagaggcctgcagctcgcacaacataagacggaggtggttatcgtcaacaaccgcaagtcggttcaacatgcagtgatttaCGTTcgtgaagtcgcgatcgcatcaaagcggagtttgaagctccttggggtcgtaatagatgaaaagctgaccttcgccagccatgtcgactatgcgtgTAAGAGGGCTTAAACTGTTGTTGCGgaattatcgaggatgatgtccaacattTCCAAGGTGTGTGGtggtacctatcgctatcgacacctcgaggcatggcagaggtgagtcgagtgagcatccaagtcagcctCGCGTGGCATGTTagaggtgagcacccaagtcagactcacatgatATGTTAAGGACGAGCACCAAAATCAGACTCacatggcatgtcagaagtaAGAACCTGagtaagtcccacatggtgtgtcagagcgtgtgtcaggaggagtggcaggatgtgctagagtgagcacccaaataagtctcagatttgagtgctagagcgtgaatcaggtggtagggtgagcatccaagttagtctcacatggtgcGCAAAGGGTGAGCAGCAGATACGCAGTAATAAaactagaaaaaaatgttttcgcgagttcaaaaattcggttttaagctgcacatatcttcttctatatatgtacataaaaatgaatttctgttgacccttatagactcagaaactactgaaccgatcggcgtgataatttggaaagggaggctcccatacaaatgaaacacaaatttcttcataactcgagaattaatcaagcaaatggaaccaaatctggcatggaGGTTTtgaaagggaagatatgtttcggTGGCGGTTCGAAATCCCTCCCACTTCTGGAAAGGGAGGCTCTCATACCaatgaaatagaaatttctgcataactcgagaactaatcagagaataaatcaattttaagcgaaacaaatttcgtcgggtctgctagtaataaaataaaaaatgaggAAGCTTTCTACTGTTTATTCGCTGATTATCAGTTATGTGTAACTTATGTCGCACTTATACTTCATTAATAGCACACTGAACAAGGGTTTAAGTACCTAACAGGTTACTTATAAACATTTATGTAAAAATGTAATGTAGGTGGATGAATCTATCAGAAACTACGAAATATATTTTACTGAAACTTGGCTCGGCAACTTGTTATGGTTAtcattttcgataataaatccACAATATTCAATCGAAGAAACGTAACTGATCGAATTGCACCAATGCCCGCCGCAGTATGCCTTCTAATCGAGGATTGCCAAATATCTGTTTCCTGAACGCTTCACCAGCTTCGctttcctgtaaaaacgtaTCCATCTCAGCATTCTCTGTCTTCTCCATGAACGCAATTGGTAATAGACAGAAAACAGCATTTACTCCTGAAAATAGAAACAGAGGAACAATCAAACCATGGCTAATATGCAGAGTATACTCCATTATCTTATCATGGGCGCTAGGTGATAAATAATGTAAACAAAAACCTTCGCACAGCTGGCAGTTTTTACACTTGACAACCATTCCAAATTCACGTGCTCAGACACGACCTAACTTACTATGAAATCCTTTGCGAATGATCTCCACGTGAATGTCTTCGATCGATGGCATTGCTCCAGAATAGCTCAATTTTTCCAAGGTAGATGTCAAGATGTCATAATAATTCTggattgataagcaaattttAGAAGCACAATGATCAATCCTATTTAAGCTAATTAGTTTTACCCTTATAAGTTCCATCCAATATTTTTCACGAACCGCCTCTTGAACGGATCCGAACAGGAAGTAGTTCAGATCGACTCCTGGTGATCCAAAATATGCCAGTTGATAATCGAACACTAGGACGTCCTCAACGGAATTTTCGCCGTATTTAAACATCATGTTGTTCACCCAAACATCGTCATGATTCAACACGTTAAAACACGATTCGTCTCGAGTGTATACCTTCACTCCTTTGTTGATGATGGTATGTTCTAAATTTCTCAACTTATTCAATAGATGATTGAAGGCGGGGTCGTTCCAGCTTTCTACAAGACGCGCAACTTCGCGAGAGCACATTTTGTAAAATATTAAGAAGTCCTGTCTTTCAGGATGTGTACAAATCGCTCCCTCTAGTAGACACTCCATCAGTTCTGGATTCGTTTGATAAATAACCGCTGAACACGCGTGCAACTTTGCTAGTTTGCCTATTACCAATTTAGCCTGCTCCAAGTCCAGACCAAGCTTACGATCTACCATTTGGAAGTTCGCGTCTTTAAGATCCTCAAACACCAACATAGTCTCAGGGTCGTCAGTAGTGAAGACACATTTAGGAGATATTAATGTGGGATCTCCAATGCTTTCTAGCATACTGTGGATCCTTGGTAGAATATCCCGGTAGACTGTTATCTCCCTTGGAAACAGGCTATTCTTTTCCATTATCATCCGTTGAATCTCCCCGGATGGAATCACCTTAAATTGTAAACGTTCGTTTGATTTTCTTCAAACCTGTGAATTGTGGAACTTACCTTCAAAATTCGTTTGCATTTCATAGGTTTCCCATGCCTTTCGTACTGAATAACGGCTCTATACATTTCACTAGCATAGTTATCACCCTTTTTTGTTGCTGCTTCAACTTTAAAATTGATTACGTTTACATGGCTGGAGCCTGAGTCTTGTTTGTCTGCCACCAAAATTCTACGCAAGAGTTCGGCATCAATCCAATCACAATTCAACATTTCGGGAGAAGGTTTACCGTTGCAATTATTTGTATAGAAGAGAGAGAATTTACTGTTCCTAGGGAACACTTTAAAAGACGATTCGCGAATAAAATTATAAGTGATAAATCGCCCTGATGTTACTTCATCACCCTGTTGGCATTGTTGACATCCTAATCAGGCTTTTTTATTACTGATTATGACTATCATAAGCCATATTTTTACATAGTGCACTAAATTGAAATGGATAGGTACCTATATTTGTGTATGAATGAGTAATTTATGTCACCGCTATACTTATATAGGTGTTTCGGTTTAATAAATAAGAGAGCAAAAGATTGCGTCTGATGAAATTGACGTACCATCTATTGCAATGCATATCTCGTCTTAACGTGTttcgagaatttttcttgtacaAACTTGGTGTACATCGTAATAGTCCCACTTAACAAATCGGACATgtttctatcatgtactttgtcttcgacgtgttaatgactagtccgatccgcttggcttccctcttcagtctggtgtaggcttcctccaccttctcaaagttacgtgccataatatctatgagCCATGGGAATTTGATGTTGTGCTATCTGGCACATAGTTCTCTAGTtgaatcgtttgtttgagaaactgcatatgtgacatttttggccaaattaaatttttatatattctgaatccttgtccaaaaatacgtaaactggcaaatgatatttttttcgtttgtttgagaattattttatttattcagactaaggccgaagtggcctgtgcgatatataagagtcttctccattcggctcggtccatggctacacgtcgccaaccacgcagtctacggagggtccgcaagtcatcttccacctgatcgatccaccttgctcgctacgcacctcgccttcttgtgcccgtcggatcgttgtcaagaaccattttcaccgggttactgtccgacattctggctacgtgcccggcccaccgcagtcgtccgattttcgcggtgtgaacgatggatggttctcccaacagctgatgcaactcgtggttcattcgcctcctccacgtaccgtccgccagctgcaccccaccatagatggtacgcagcactttcctttcgaaaactcccagtgcgcgttggtcctccacgagcatcgtccaggtctcgtgtccgtagaggactaccggtctaataagcgttttgtagattgtcagtttggtacggcggcgaactctattcgatcggagcgtcttgcggagttcaaagtacgtacgatttccagccactatgcgtctccgaatttctctgctggtatcattttcggcagtcaccagggagcccaagtacacaaattcttctaccatctcgatttcgtcaccaccgatgcaaactcgcggtgggtggttcacattgtcttctcttgaacctcttctatcatgtactttgtcttcgacgtgttaatgactagtccgatccgcttggcttccctcttcagtctggtgtaggcttcctccaccttctcaaagttacgtgccataatatctatgtcgtcggcgaagccaaatagctggacggacttattgaaaatagtagcactcgtgttaatccctgctcttcgtattaccccgtccaaagcaatgttgaatagcagacacgaaagaccatcaccttgccgtaaccctctgcgcgtttcgaagggactcgagaatgcccctgaaactcgagctacacacatcacccgatccatcgtcgctttgatcaaccgtgtcagtttatccggaaattcgttttcgtgcattagctgccatagctggtctcgatcgattgtatttgtttgtttgagaaactacatatataTACGCACTTTTAAGAGCAATTATGGAATACTGCTTGCAGTTTAAGCACTGGAAGTGCTCCAGGATGTTGAGTTTTTCCAAAGACtattgatatatatatatatatatatatatatatatatatatatatatatatatatatatatatatatcgatgaaatcgaaagattcggtgtaAATTTGTTTAAtgacagttttttgttgttttctcgaaattgtgtaaaatgaatTTGAGTCGATTgtaagcttggaacatggaactacaggtcgctaggcttcgcaggctGCGACAGGActatctacgatgaattacgtccccgcaacttcgacgtcgtagcgctgcaggaaatctgctggacaggacagaaagtgtgtaaggggcgattcaaatatgacgtccactactttttgggatttttagaccccctcccccccctctgtcacgcttttttgtatacctagtacatgtactgtcacaaaatcttagaccccctccccccctaaaacatgtgacatcatttttgaacgacccctaataGGGGGCATCGAGTGGCtatcttctaccaaagctgtggcaccaccaacgagctggaaaccgacttcatagtgctgggaaataTGCACCAACGCGTgtttgggtggcagccaatcaacgcacggATGTgaaagctgaggataaaaggccgtttcttcaactatagcatcaccAACGTACACTGCCCacacgcacagctggagcaaacatacgatggatgcccattgcgggacgtcaaaatcgtcatctgTGACATGAActctcaggtaggaagggaggaaatgtgtagactggtcatcggaccggatagtctgcataccgtatcgaacgacatcggccaacgatgcataaactttgcagcctaaCGCGGAAcgatagtccgaagcactttcttcctccGAAAGAATATCTACAAGGACACATggaatcacctaatcaagtaacgatcacattctaatcgacggcaaattctactccgacatcacgaacgtccgcacttaccgcagtgcgaatattccgaatccgaccactacctcgttgcagtatgtctgcgctcaaaactctcgacggtgtacactacgcgtcggagtcgtccgccgcgacAACCCAATATGTGTagagacataaacgggaaccttcttacaaacgagcgtgaggtgatccaaatgtggcggcagcactacgaagagcacctaaatgacgatatggcagacaacggtggtggtatggtaatgaacctaggagcacgcgcgcaggacatacgacttctggctccgaatctccaggaaatccaggagaagatcgttcggctgaaaaacaacaaagcccctggagttgaccaactaccaggagagttgTTTACCCagggtggtgaggcactggctagagcgatgcactgggtaattaccaaggtttgggaggatgagattctgccgcaggagtggatggccTTGTGACTTTCTACCGAACAACtcttttctgttcaaaaattcaatttcaattagattttttttttggattccaacgagaattccttcgacattttcacgcttagtttttacggagagctcttcgaaatttgaacaagatattatatggaattttcatgaaaagaaCTTGTATCTTCacaaaaaattctctggagttttaACGTGATGTACAGATCTATCAGGaatcggcgtgacaaattttaaacggcggcgcgccgatgcaaaaatgtcggtggcggtggcgtgccaaaaactgtcggcggtggCGGTGTTGCGTAGCGGCGCACACCTTTAGCTGGAAGACCCTTTCACCACACCCATACGCAGGACCAGGACGGCTGTTGTACGCTGGCTGTACAGTCTCGACTGCTATGGGGGGCTTCGGGGCTTCCAATGTGCTTCATGATTTGTTGCGTCCTGGTTGTGGAGCGATCCTCTCGGAGCATACTAAGTAAAAGAAGTTAAAAATTAAAGAGCCATCAAGGCATACTAATTGAAATGATTT
The nucleotide sequence above comes from Armigeres subalbatus isolate Guangzhou_Male chromosome 3, GZ_Asu_2, whole genome shotgun sequence. Encoded proteins:
- the LOC134219624 gene encoding uncharacterized protein LOC134219624, which produces MLNCDWIDAELLRRILVADKQDSGSSHVNVINFKVEAATKKGDNYASEMYRAVIQYERHGKPMKCKRILKVIPSGEIQRMIMEKNSLFPREITVYRDILPRIHSMLESIGDPTLISPKCVFTTDDPETMLVFEDLKDANFQMVDRKLGLDLEQAKLVIGKLAKLHACSAVIYQTNPELMECLLEGAICTHPERQDFLIFYKMCSREVARLVESWNDPAFNHLLNKLRNLEHTIINKGVKVYTRDESCFNVLNHDDVWVNNMMFKYGENSVEDVLVFDYQLAYFGSPGVDLNYFLFGSVQEAVREKYWMELIRNYYDILTSTLEKLSYSGAMPSIEDIHVEIIRKGFHRVNAVFCLLPIAFMEKTENAEMDTFLQESEAGEAFRKQIFGNPRLEGILRRALVQFDQLRFFD